The genome window ggaatttcagaactctggaagggtgcccacccatcacagaccctgaggcctagaaggactgagttatcctggaggatagacctggggcacagctgccctcaggatcctgctccctgtgTCCCAGCTGCTCTAGCTGGAATAGCCCCAAGTGCgatttgtgcagcagccctggagcgTAGAGGCCTAAAACCTCGGTGGCGTCCATGCTGTGTTAAGTGTGCAgctggcaggatgtgagagcagtgatgtcatagcagcctccacccagattccagagaatgtatggaaaagcctagaagcccaggcagagacctaccACAGGAGCAgtgccaccacagaggccatctactagagcaatgccaagcagaaaagtggggttggagccaccacagagaaccctcaccagggaaatgtctagtagaaccaatgcagcagggctgctgccagaaCACCGGAACTTCAGGGCCATTGGCAATGTGCAATGCAATCCTGGAAAAGCCATAGGCACCAgcatggcccactgggctgtgcctggcagagctgtggtaACAAGGCTACCTGATGCTTTGGGCACTCAGATACCCTTTTGTGCCCAAGATGCAGggcttggagtcaaagaacattattttggatctTTAAGATTTACTGCCTGCTCTgttgggtttcggacttgtttgggatcagtttttcctttcttttggcctattcctcccttttggaatgggaatgtgtacccaatgcctgttccaccattgtaccttggcagcagataaatttggttttgtttttcagggtcacagctggaaggacttttgcttttggtctcagaggagactttggacttttaagttgatgctggaataagctaagacttttgggactgttgggatagaatgattgtattttgcatgtgagagggacatgagttttggggggcaggggtggaatggtggagtttggatatgttgtcccctccaaaactcatgtggaattttgatccccaatgtggcagtgttggaaactgatagagtcatgggggcagatccctcatgaatggattaaggctctccctgggggagatgggattaatgagtgatttgtcactctattagttcccacaagagcttgttgcttaaaaagaccatgtcaccttatctctctctcttgcttcctgtcaccatgtgatctgcttgtacctgccagcttcCTGCCACCATTAGTAGAAGTgccctgaggcccgtgccagatgcagctgtcccagaattataagccaaataaacctctttataaattacccagcctcaggtatttgttatagcaacacaaaatggactaaaacacgtgtgcatatattttcttgttgaattgatctttttatcattatataataaccttcctgatcttttctatttttaagtttcctaGGCTTGAAGGATATATTATCTGAGATAAGTATAGctgctcctgctcttttttggtttccatttccataaaatatgttttcatcaCTTCACTTCCTGAcagtgtgtctttataggtgaggtaagTTTTTGTGCACACCATATTGTTGACTCTtgctttataatccattcagccactttgtgtattttattttattactttaatttatcGATAGTCAATGTAGTGATTcttgtgttcctttaccaattcctctcttttccctctctcccctcccccatcttcattttctgttcacttgtcttaacaagctcaaggaattgttgtgattgttgtgtcttcttccccgccaaCCCCTGCCAACTGCTCGTTtctatatttattgattgatttttagctcccacaaataagtgagaacatgtggtatttctctttctgtgcctaatttatttcacttaatacaattttttgtaagtccatccatgttgctgtgaatgatagcatttcattctttttatagtacagtagcatttcattgtgtagatatgccacattttccttatccactcatctgatgatggacatttgggctggtgcaACTCTTGTCTATAgtaagtagtgctgcaataaacactggagtacaggtagccctttgacataatgatttccattcctctgagtatattttAATTAAGGCATTCAATCCATTTGTATTTAGGGTTATTACTGATATACACGGagttgttactgccattttattatttttttctggtgattttgtaggttattttgttatttttcccatgcttactgtctttctttgtggtAAAGTGGTTTTAAATAgcattatattttgatttctcactacttttagtatgtctcataagcttttgtgttgtggttaccatgaggcttacaaaaatcaTGTTACAATTGTAAGAATTTTATTAGAGtagtaacaacaaaaacaacaacaaaaacatatcaAACTCTATGCTTTGTTGGATTCCTTTGCTGGAGACATATTTATCTGTTATTCATCAATCTTTTACTTCTACTGCTTGTAATAAATACTGGAggatttttctaaagaaattaatcaataaaaatgagaaaaaatgattctgaattgcaaaattttatttaaaaaaagtaaagctttACTTTAATGctcaaaatataattctgtatatAAAAGATATCCTGTGGAATTCAactaaaaatcctcaaaaataaatgtgttcagCAACGTAGCAGGTTATGAGGTCAATATaaaaaagtcaattgtatttctatatactagcaataaacattCTGGAAACATAACTAAGAAAATGATACCATTGGAAATaggatcaaaaagaatgaaaacctcTGGATAAAATTTTTGGAATGTAAGTGTTCTAATTTTATACTGAAAACAACCAAATATAATGAAAGgacaaaaacacaaattttaaaatgtagtaatgATTTGGATATTCCCTTACCAGCAGTTCACTGTGATTTTTTAGAGCCTAGGGTTGTTAGGAGTGAAGGCACCTTGTACTTGGTCATGAGAGTTGAGGTGGAGAAGAGGTGATAGAACTGAGAAATATGTGAGAgccaaaaacaaatgaactaatTCACATATTTGTGTGACTATGAGAGGATACGGGACCAATCTGTTTTCCAAATACCTAGATTGTGATACTTGGAAAACCTTTCTTGGTAGTTATgagaagaaaaacacacacacacacacacacacacacacaagggatTTCCcccagtttttaattttctgtgtgttgtttattggctttgtttttgttgcaaGAGCAGGAAAGAATTTTGTGTTTGAGGagtcaagtttgagaaacatcagACAACCAAGAATATAACTCTTGAGATATAAAGAAGATCTGGATGAAGTGAGGATAAAATCCAGAACCATCATTAATCTTTGAGCACAGGTGATGCTGTCTAGCAAGAAAACACCAATAAGAACAAATACCAAGTCTTGGACATGGGgtcatttaaacttttaattctGAACTCCCAATGGGGACTAAAAAGAAGGGCAAGAgattatgaagagaaaacagggacACCAGTGTTACCGAAAACTAGGAGGAGTTTCAATGGCTACTGAGAAATATATAATAAGTCGAGGACTAAGGAGCATCTTCTGGATGGAGACAGGAAGCCATTGCTGACCTGAATGAGCTACAATTAAGTTCTCCACACTCCCATGAGGAGCAGACCATGAAGAACACCACTTCTTgacattggcttttttttttttaaccaaaattaaatAAGGGTTTCATTTCCATCTCTAGCATTTGAGCGCAAATTTTGCTCCAGCCATTGTGGATACAACTGCCACAATGTGGTTTCTGCTCTCCACCTTACTTACAAGGGcctaaaaaatacagtaactaaGACTATtataaggttttaaaatatattctcaagGAAACATAGACTGGTATGGAGGTACTCAAAGTCATATGATTTTATAACTATCTGTAAGAAAACATCTTCAGCAAACATCATTACTTctgaaaaggaatgtagcagcCCTAATACAATAAGGAACAATACCGGTTAAGTTCGATAACTATTCAATCAACACAGTCCTGGAATTCCAAGTTAATATAAAATCACAAACAAATTAAGGGTCTAAGTGTTTTCAGATGACAGTTACCTTGTTACAAAAGGCACATGCATGAACCTTAAGAGAAACCAGATGGGTAAAACAGGACCTCTTCTTCAGAATCTTAACTCATGCAGTTATGGGAGCATAGTCTATAGGAGGAAAAGTATCAGTGTTCAGTGGGGAAATGGAGTCTCTTCAATTTTAAACTTTATCACTGTTGTGTTGGAGGGCATTTGatatcaatttaaataaattagttaaaaatgacagaagagccctgagtcaaagaaaatatttgtaaactggaACTTCCTGTCTGAACAAGATGACAAGaaccatttttcctcctcctatCTACTAAGTTCAACTATCAACTATGGAATTTGCCTAAGAAACACCCATAGGAGAACTCTGGAAGGctgtagaaataaataaacaacagagTGCCAGGATGTCATTATACTCTCACCAATCAGGAGAAGGAGACCCTCCTGATGTTTTCTAGAATGTGGCAACAGAAGGTAGTCAGGTAGGGTCATTTCTCCCTGGACTCAACCTGATTTCTGTGACAACAAATAGTGACTACAATCCCCTTCCCCAGGCCCAGCATGACCTGAGCTACATAGATTCAGAGCCCTGGGGGCAATTAGCAGGCAGTGagtctgttctcttttttcccctataGATGCTAAAGCAGCCAGGCAGCTCCTGCAAAGACCCACCACAACCAGTGAATTATTCCAGGAAGATGTACATTCACACGTATGTCATAAGATACTATTCCTGCCTGCTGCTCTTCAGGAGAAATATGCTTGGGGACCGTGGATATGGTCCCCATGTAAAAAGCTCACAGATTATAAAATCTGTTCCCAGAAAGCCTGAGTTGTTGGGGCAGAATTGAGAAGTGCAAGGACCCAGGAACAATAACCTCTGTGAGAAtctgctcccaccatctctgACACACTAGCAGAGTCATTCATTCTGCTGTTGTCACTCTCTGCAGCTCATGTTTTGTTCTGAGATTCAGGGATGGTGTTTTTACACTGTTTGAAAAACAGCAGAGCCCAGCTGTGAAGAGCAGAGATGCCAagcctgagagaagagaaaatggcacGTAGGGACCTAGGAAGCCTTTTCATACTCCATATGCAAAAAAGGGCTTCTGAAAGACCAGTAGGCCAGCACTGATTGTATAATCTTATTAGTGGCCATCagccaataagaaaatgaaatattgagaCATCAAGAGTACTTTCCAAAGACCTCTAACTACAGCATATTCATCTTCAGAGagttcattttcatgtttttcaactttttaaaattatcactaagtccaacaaataaaattacacaCATGTGGAATACtagaaaatacaattatataaCCATAATCACAAACTTTAGAATATGTCCATGACTCATCTCACTTGGATTTACTCTTTCACCACTCCAGCTCTAGACAATTTTTAATGTCTTTCCTGTGTCTATAGATGAgcctttataaaaatatcttaagtgcaaaaataaattatgtagtttCTTTAGGTCTAGTTTTTTTCACATAGCTGGACACTTGTTCAAGATCTTTCCTGCTAGAGCAGATATCATTACTATATCTGCTTTGACTGAAGAACAGTATTCTATGACACAGATACACCACATACATGTTACCTTCTCCTAGTGGATGAATATGTCTCATTtacttttggcaattataaatagtgctgctatgagcattcacaTATGAGTCTTTGGtgataaacttatttatttatttatttgcatacacttgaaaaagaaatttctgagTATTACGCTGATTCTagataatattttgagaaactgccaaaatgtttttcaaagtgcctgcactattttacattctcatttaCAATATGACAGTTCCATATTCTGTAAATCTTTGTTGACACATTATTGTCTATATTATAGCCATTTTATTGGGTGTTAATTATCCTCcttatggttttcatttgcatttctctaatcacCACAATAGTGTTCGTATTTCCATGTACTTATTGacaatttgcatatcttcttgTAGACATGTGTATttaaatcctttgtccattttaaaaacttgaatgtctattattgatttttaagagtTTCATCTTTATTCTGAAATATACCCCTCACAcagatacaaaatttaaaattttttatatatattgacttgtctttttattttctttatggccTCATTTGAAAAACATAAGTGTTAAAATGTTATCCAATGcagtttatcattttatttccttctctagaaTGTGATTTTGGTGTAATTTCTAAGAGATTGTTACCTAGcttataattacaaatatttactccATTATTTCtctataagttttataattttatctcctAGAAACAATAAGAGATGTATTTTGAATACTTCTGTGAATGGGTCTGATTTGAGTGAGGGGTTCGACTTTATCTTTCTGCAAGTGTATataattttctcagcaccatttgctgaaaaagcTGTATGTACAAaagacagtgtttttttttttttttttttttgtgtgtgtgtgtgtgtgtgtgtgtgtgtgtgtgtgtttctggaaaaaaatctaGTCTTTTTGCTAAGCAGTATTTCTTCCttatgtgagttctctgatgtctgCTTACGTGTGACTTCTGACATAAGATGTTCTACATTCATTACAATGAGCCTTCCATATCCACAAGATCCACAttcgtggattcaaccaactatagattaaaaatatttgaaaaaaagaaagtatggcaatacaaaatataaaagaaaaactacaacTCCTTATATTGTTTCTAATGTATTCAGTAatataagtaatctagacatgATGTTAAATTGTGCAGCAGAATGTTACACAATAGGTCACCACTTCATATAAGACTTGACCATTaacagattttggtatctatgGAAAGTTTtgaaaccaatcccctgtggatatgAATGGGCAGCTGTATATTCATAGGTTTTCTCTTTTACGTGAGTTCTCTGATACATCCTGAAGTGTGCTCATGACTTGTAAGGTTTGATTTCTGGTAGAAAGATTTCGTACGttcattacattcatatggtttcacaACTGTGTGAGTTCTTTGATGGACACTGAGGTCTGCTTTACTGTAGAAAGGCTTCCTATATTCTTTACATTCATCTGGATTCTCAAGTGTGTAAATTCTCCAATGCTTGCTGAGGTTTGACTTCTGgtgaaaagtttttccacattcattataTACATAGGGCTTCTCATCGGTGTGAATCTCTGATGCATGCTTAAGACTGACTTACATTTGAAGGTTTTTTCACACTCATTGTATTCATAGGGCCTTTGCTATGTGTgacttttcttatgtttattgagATCCAAGTTATGGTAGAAAGATTTacattctttatattcatatggtgtctcacctgtgtgagtACTGTGATGTACATTGAAGTCTGATTTACTTTAGTAAATTTTTGAACATTCTtttcattcatatggtttcttacctgtgtgaattctctgatgtctggtgaggtttgacttcctgtgaaaggttttcccacattgactacattcatatggtttcctcacctgtgtgAGGTTCCCTGATGTACACTGAGGCATGATTTACTATAGtaagtttttctacattctttacattcatatggtttctcacctgtgtgaattctctgatgcttgctgagATTTGACTTCtcatgaaaggtttttccacattcactacattcatatggcttctcacctgtgtgaattctctgatgcctgctgaggtgtgacttcctgtgaaaggtttttccacattcactacattcatatggcttctcacctgtgtgaattctctgatgcctgctgaggttaGACTTCCaatgaaaggtttttccacattcactacattcatataGTTTCTCACttctgtgaattctctgatgcctgctgaggtgtgacttcctgtgaaaggtatttccacattcactacattcatatcgtttctcacctgtgtgaattctctgatgcctgctgaggtgtgacttcctgtgaaaggtttttccacattcgctacattcatatggtttctcacctgtgtgaagtcTCTGATGTACACTGAGGCACGATTTACGGtagaaagtttttccacattctttacattcatatggtttctcacctgtgtgagttctctgatgtacacTGAGGTGTGATTTACAGTAgaaagtttttctacattctttacattcatatggtttctcacctgtgtgagatCTGTGATGTACCCTGAGGTTTGACTTATGGTTGAAagctttcttacattttttacattcatatggtttctcacctgtgtgggaTCTCTGATGTGCACTGAGGCATGATTTACGGtagaaagtttttccacattctttacattcatatggtttctcacctgtgtgaattctctgatgcttgctgagATTTGACTTCtcatgaaaggtttttccacattcactacattcatatggtctctcacctgtgtgaattctctcatgctTGCTGAGGTTTGAGGACTTAtgaaaggttttcccacattcattacacaaATATAGCTTCTCCCCTGTTTGTGTTCTCTTACGGATTGTAAGGGGTAATTTCTTCATGAATGATTTATCACATTCAGTatatttatagggtttctcttttgtgtgtattttctgcTGTTCATTGGGTTCATAATTttcacagaacattctccaacatatgtcaaactgaaaagctttctCTGATACTGGTATTATCTCATGGGTAAGAACAGCTGACTTATGAAAGACTTTCCCATAATCAAATATACAGGATGTCTCTCCCATGTACACTTTCTTCTGTTCCAATAATATTGGCTCTGTGTTGAAGGATTTCCATTGTCCACTATATTCAGAAGCCTGCTGCTGAGCATGAATCTTGGAATGCTGATTAAGATGCTCACAATGTCTCCACAATTTCCCAGTTATACTAGCCTCATCAGATTTCTCTCCAGCATGCATCCAATCAGCCTCTCTAGGAGGAAGTGCATTCAAACATACATTGAACTCTTTGCACCTCATTCCTAAATACTTTTCGCTATTTATAATTGAATTTGAAATATAGTTTGAGCTCAAATGAAATGCTTCTATTTCAACTTTCTCCTCAGTTGATGTATTGCTGTTGGTAATTACAATATCCTGCAAATGTGTATCATGACGTTCTTGGCTTTTTGTAATTGGAGCTTTGACTATCTGAacatctaaaataagaaaaaattaccatATCCATAAGCCACACATAACTATTGCTTAAATGAGCATGTAAAGAAGTTTTTTCATATTCTCATGGCATAGGAttgtacaaaaatgaataatggaAATTGGATTTATAAGTATACATGTTTCCTACATACTACCATAATGTAATAAATTGtattaacatattttctaatgtacaattttctttctttatttttcattcataagaaaatatttggtaaaacttTCACCTAAGCTTGGTCATAATTTTAAACAGGGGCTTATCATCTGACATTTGTTTaccctattttatttctctattttattcttttaacaacaGTGGGAATCACATAGTGCTTTTTTCCCTTCTGATTCTGATTTGAGTATGGTAATACTTTATTGGATCAGGTACTTTCAGGTTCAGCAGGAaaccaattttctttcctttaagcaGAAATTTGGCTTAGGTTCAGAATTTTGCCCCTATTGTTCGTTTAGTTTTCATTCTTCCCTACAAAAAGGCTATAGACATCTGGaaatttttcagataaaacatttccttttccaCACAGTAGATAAAGACATCTTACTACAAATTTCTCATTTAACATCACTGCCTCTGCTTCTCAAAAAGCTCCATTTTACCACACTGTGCACCCCTTTTCTGCAAGTTTAAGACATTTGGTTGTCAACCCAGGATGTACCCacaatatttccttttctatttagcTCCTTCTGAGTTTAACTGGCATTCTACCTCTATTTTCTGGTGCACACACCTCTGCTTTATAATTTGCTGCTTCTGAagtcttttaatttttgcaaTGAAGTTTCAGTTGTGTCctatattcatataaaataaagtcTTATGTACATTCCTTGTTCTCGTTGCTGGTTTAGAATAATATTCACAAAGAGAAGGGGAACATGCTAAATTCAAGTTCCAGTACTCCACAAAAAAATCTGAGCCCTTCAACATAAAACTCTTGGTTCACTTGATATTGGGACCCACAATCTCCTGATTCTCCTTCCAAGTCCAGTAGCTCATATCCAGGTGCCTATGCTGAGTCCTTAACATCTTCATACTTTCTGATTCATGGTACACAATGCTCACTTCTCAACctctttgctcattttcttatcAACACCCTAGGTAACTTCCTCTATAATTATGACATTAAAAATCAGCTGTAAGCCACCAATTTCCAAATTTGTAGCTCCAATAGTGATGTCCTCTCTAAACTCTCAATTTTATACTTATGCAAGTATAATATGTCAAATCTGGAAAGAGTTAAGTTGATCTTACTCTATGCCAAAGTAAACTATAACCTTCCTAGAACTGCTCAATCTGGATATCCTTCTTAAATTCTCACTACccaattttctgtctctctcactgtgGTTACATATTCCTCATGATTCTTAAACAAATACTTAATGTATATTATTATCTTGTTTCTCATCAGAATGTGAACCCTAGGAAAGAGACATCATTTAGATTATTGctgttttaagtaaaaatatataaaattaaaagtgctTAAAACGCACTTAATTATGATGTAGTGAAAacatatgtgtataaataaatgtttgtgctataatttaaatgttcccccaaactcatattGAAGCTTGATCATCATATTAACAGTATGAAGAGTGTGGAAAAtctaactatggtatttgaacTGCAAGGCTTTGAGGAAGTTATTAGATAGTGAAGGCCATGcctttatgaatggattgatctgttcATGAAATAGTGAGTTAATGGGTTATTGGGGGTAGATTGGTGGCTTTAAACAGCATATGGACACACTTTTGCCACTCTCACCTTGTGATACACTGCACCAACTGTGGACTCTGCTGAGAGTCCCCACAAATGAGAAGACCCCCATGAGATGTGACACCTCAACCTTGGACTTGTCTgcctacataataataaaaaataaattttgtttccttataaattacccattttcaggtataaAGTTACAAGCAGAAAAACATGGACTAAAACATTCTGGAAGAAGATGTACATGATAATGGACTGAAAGAGAGCTACCAAGAATACTGATAAAGTTCACAGTCAATAAAAGGGTCTAAAACAAGAAATGTAGAGATTAGACTTGTGGAAGTATATGAGctactcattaaaataaaatgtgggtgTATAAGTGTTAGAGCCCTCTTTGGAGATTATATAATGCATGAGTTTCTAAGTAGGCCAGCAGTTCTCTGGTCTGAAATCTAGCAAATATATTGGTAAAAACAGCTGAACATGACTGAAATCTGCTGGACCTTACTCTTTCCAGCCTCAGTGCCCAGGACATACTGACCTTGTAGACTCCGGTTTtgggaatctattgtccattgtTCTGCTTCTTGCTCCAACTTGAAGATCACTTCAGGTTTGGTAATGCAGTACCCTTTAATGGATAATAACAGGGACTTTGCAAAATTGTTGTCAGGTTCTTGAAAGGATGACAAGAGCTCATCTTAAGATGCTATGAAATGACAGGGCCAAATTGAACGTTTCTTTGGAGAGGGATGATGCATTCTTTATGGAATAAAATCCTACCTAAATAGCATTAAATCTTATAAGTGGTTCCTTTATTTACCATAGAGGAAGAAAGTACTGCCCCTGACACTGAGGAGTTTCACTCACCCAATGACACCAGGTTGttgtaggtctccagcatcacactCCTGTACAAAGTCCTCTGACCATCATCAaggtcctgccactcctcccatgTGAAGTCCACAGCAACATCCTCAAAAGACACTAACACCTGTAACAGCACATTTCTCCTCAACTCAAGTCACCAGACCTGGTTCACAAAATGGAAATCTGGAAGTTCAAAATTCCGTGGGTGCATGTACATATGTATCTTACAACAGGTACAGTATTCCATatggtagaagaaagaaaaatcacaacagGAAGATTCTGCAactgtaataaattattaattacaaaaaatacTACTACAAAGCCACTTTACAGATCTAGACCATCATTCTTGCTATAGATAAAAGGATGAATAGAATTCTACTCCTCCAAGGGATCTATGATATAGtatgaagacataagtataaatacTTACCTGAAAAAAAGTGTGAGTTGAACTAACTTAGAACCAAGTTCAATATAGACTGgcataagaaagaatgagaaaatatacttCTATTTTGTGTTCAGTTTCAACTCCACTGAAATGCCAAAGATGCTTAGCCTTTCAATGTAAAGTATATGAGTAAACAGCAAAAGTCCAGTCAGAAAGACACAAACAATTCACACTATATTAAGGGAACTACATACAGTACTATGTCTAGGGGATGGGATAAAAACAATTTGACCaaaatcaaatatcaaaaacCTTATGCCCTCACTGTTGACtttaaattactttcaaattaAAAGCATGAACCAAACATatccaaattttctttctgtatgcAAAAAAATTGCTTGTGTCCACCCCGGGGTGAATACTGCCACTTTTCAAACCATGAGGTGTAAAAAATCAGGTCCTGTAAGGACAGGTAAATGACATAATCAGATTTGAATTTGACATTCATCCACTAGAAGGGAATGGTTAAGGTGCTTATGGGAGAATCAGAGGGGAAG of Cynocephalus volans isolate mCynVol1 chromosome 4, mCynVol1.pri, whole genome shotgun sequence contains these proteins:
- the LOC134376046 gene encoding LOW QUALITY PROTEIN: zinc finger protein OZF-like (The sequence of the model RefSeq protein was modified relative to this genomic sequence to represent the inferred CDS: deleted 2 bases in 1 codon); translated protein: MHAGEKSDEASITGKLWRHCEHLNQHSKIHAQQQASEYSGQWKSFNTEPILLEQKKVYMGETSCIFDYGKVFHKSAVLTHEIIPVSEKAFQFDICWRMFCENYEPNEQQKIHTKEKPYKYTECDKSFMKKLPLTIRKRTQTGEKLYLCNECGKTFHKSSNLSKHERIHTGERPYECSECGKTFHEKSNLSKHQRIHTGEKPYECKECGKTFYRKSCLSAHQRSHTGEKPYECKKCKKAFNHKSNLRVHHRSHTGEKPYECKECRKTFYCKSHLSVHQRTHTGEKPYECKECGKTFYRKSCLSVHQRLHTGEKPYECSECGKTFHRKSHLSRHQRIHTGEKRYECSECGNTFHRKSHLSRHQRIHRSEKLYECSECGKTFHWKSNLSRHQRIHTGEKPYECSECGKTFHRKSHLSRHQRIHTGEKPYECSECGKTFHEKSNLSKHQRIHTGEKPYECKECRKTYYSKSCLSVHQGTSHRRKPYECSQCGKTFHRKSNLTRHQRIHTGKKPYE